One genomic region from Quercus robur chromosome 4, dhQueRobu3.1, whole genome shotgun sequence encodes:
- the LOC126721416 gene encoding uncharacterized protein LOC126721416 → MVVKSKVVFEHVGDLRNIFEILRKHKLCLNTSKSSFGVGSGKFLGYMVTYKGIEVNPDQIKAINSLQPPRNPKEVQKLTGMTAALNRFISHGVQWPVYYVSKSLHEAENCYLPLEKAILAIVHGTRKFPRYFQAHTIVILTQLPLKAILRSADYTGRIAKWGTVLGVFDIKYMPRTSIKGQVLADLMAEFAEPPLEEMAATQNMDEKSVGTISLQEPLFWKVYVDGTTNQRGSAVGLILVSPEQITIEKALRLGFSATNNEAEYEALLKGMSMVQRMGGKTVKMFSDSRLVVGQVKGVLEARDERMQGHACNLLDAKLTSGYPYRRLVQTHRRKGKGGPCSLVRVGPSWMDPIVLFLREDILLEDKSEADKVQRKAPCFWLSEYQKLYKRSFSGPYLLCIHLEASELLLEELREEIYGSHTGGRSLSHRAITKGYWYSTPAYPQGNGQAEAVNKVIVNGLKKRLDDAKGVTCPLDV, encoded by the exons atggtggtgaagagcaaGGTGGTGTTCGAGCACGTTGGAGACCTCAGAAACATCTTTGAAATTCTGAGGAAACACAAGTTGTGCCTAAACACTTCCAAGTCCTCATTTGGTGTAGGATCAGGCAAGTTCTTGGGATACATGGTAACTTACAAGGGAATCGAGGTCAAccccgatcaaatcaaagccattaacagtttACAACCACCTcgaaatcccaaagaggtccaaaagcttaccGGAATGACTGCTGCCTTGAACCGATTTATTTCTCA TGGCGTACAATGGCCAGtctactatgtgagcaagtcactacatgaggcaGAGAATTGTTATCTACCACTGGAGAAAGCCATCTTGGCAATAGTGCATGGTACACGAAAGTTTCCCCGttacttccaagcacatacGATTGTCATCCTGACTCAACTTCCACTCAAGGCTATACTTCGaagtgctgactacacagggaggattgctaaatggggcacaGTTCTAGGGgtttttgacatcaagtacatgcctcgtacctctATTAAAGGCCAGGTCTTGGCGGACCTGATGGCCGAATTTGCTGAACCCCCATTAGAAGAAATGGCAGCGACACaaaacatggatgaaaaatcagttgGCACAATCTCCCTGCAAGAACCTTTATTCTGGAAGGTATATGTTGATGGTACAACAAATCAAAGGGGCTCTGCAGTAGGGCTAATTCTGGTTTCTCCTGAACAAATCACTATTGAAAAGGCATTAAGACTAGGTTTCTCGGCAACAAATAATGAGGCTGAATATGAAGCTTTGCTCAAAGGAATGTCCATGGTTCAAAGAATGGGAGGAAAGACAGTAAagatgttctcggactcaagactagtTGTCGGCCAGGTGAAGGGCGTACTAGAAGCAAGAGATGAGAGAATGCAAGG CCACGCTTGCAACCTCCTCGATGCAAAACTTACGTCGGGTTATCCTTATAGAAGACTTGTGCAAACCCACAGGAGAAAAGGGAAAGGTGGTCCATGTTCACTAGTCAGAGTagggcctagctggatggatcccatagtaCTATTCCTGAGAGAGGACATCTTGCTAGAGGATAAATCAGAGGCTGACAAAGTACAGAGAAAGGCGCCTTGTTTCTGGCTATCCGAGTACCAAAAACTGTACAAGCGCTCTTTTTCTGGGCCATACCTACTCTGCATTCACCTTGAGGCATCAGAGCTACTCCTTGAGGAGTTACGTGAAGAGATTTATGGAAGTCATACAGGAGGAAGATCTTTGTCTCATAGAGCCATCACTAAAggctattg GTATTCCACTCCAGCTTATCCCCAAGGAAATGGACAAGCCGAGGCtgttaacaaggtcatagtgaatggactcaagaaAAGGCTGGATGACGCGAAGGGTGTCACATGTCCTTTGGACGTATAG
- the LOC126721417 gene encoding uncharacterized protein LOC126721417, with protein sequence MAETRSTTYINESIASLRTITDHHAHSLQEITQQLNAINVALQKLTEAEDKRQQPSSPSTPSSQAMSLPLQSLAKSVRLEFPRFKGDDPVTWVYKANQYFNFYHTPLSERLLIASFHMDGQFEALSNRIRDLSESHKLSCFLNGLRDEIRLPVKMLNPKTLNEAFGLAKIQEEYVMSSKKFLKSSSQEVTKPSILGLRLEIRLDSKFKLPLQKLSLAQMEERRKKRLCFNCDEKFQPGYHCKSAKLFLLEGLCPFQGPSSSVQLVELNEGDSALAYNFDVPHLASVESEHNVLEPKITLYALLGSPSLVTMRIRGTINGHWVVILIDTGSTHDFFDAAILSKLQLQLDPTVSFEVKVANGETIKTKGVCVDVKVVMQGHVFFLDLNVLPLGDCELVLGTQWLRSLGMIEWDFLALSMQFMHLGRPVTLFGLHPTNSTLQEGDHFFRKPVSKGILLQIVSLGSGTPTGLPPSRGYPHFQKTEIEKIIADLLEAGFIRPSHSPFSSPVLLVKKCYHFFQVGSEIRVPSNSYEGGGYFEDCLRTRDRHYEFLVMSFGLTNAPSTFQSLMNDVFRPYLRRFVLVFFDDILVFSPILELHLQHLRSVLELLPQYQLYAKKSRYAFGCSEVEYLRHIIFGQGVSTDPRKIAAMEAWPIPTSVKALKGFLGLTGYYRKFIKNYRQIAAPLTALLRKNAFNWSVEAETTFNQFKATVSKPLVLALPDFNQTFIIECDASGSDLGAILMRNHRSIAFHSQVLKGKALQLSTYEKEFLALVTAVHKWRRYLLSRPFIIKTDQQSLKYILEQRIATPTQQKWITKLLGYLVVVEYKQGCENKVVDALSRRCEDSAVSNSTMRLDTIMVIVDRLTKYVHFIGLSHPFSAAKVAGLFAQNFLKLHDRLTEWSEWLYLAKYWFNTNYHSTTKITPYEAVYGFPPPRLMDYIPGTTQVAPVDSLLQSRQQILTLLRQNLVDAQARMKQQSDLYRSERAFNVGDWVLEKIGEVAYRLDLPSNVAIHPVFHVSCLKAKLGHNHVAVALLPLVNSNGILAPEPVVVL encoded by the exons ATGGCTGAAACTCGATCTACAACCTACATCAATGAATCCATTGCATCCTTACGTACTATCACAGACCACCATGCCCATTCTCTTCAAGAAATCACGCAGCAGTTGAATGCCATCAATGTTGCATTGCAGAAGTTAACAGAGGCTGAAGATAAGAGACAACAACCATCATCTCCTAGTACACCATCATCCCAAGCTATGTCTCTGCCATTACAAAGTTTGGCTAAAAGTGTGAGACTTGAATTTCCAAGATTCAAAGGAGATGATCCAGTAACTTGGGTATACAAGGCTAATCAGTACTTCAATTTCTATCACACCCCACTGAGTGAGAGGCTTCTGATAGCTTCTTTTCATATGGATG GCCAATTTGAAGCCCTCTCAAACAGAATTAGGGATTTGTCTGAAAGTCACAAATTGAGCTGTTTTCTCAATGGCCTTAGAGATGAAATTAGATTGCCTGTAAAAATGCTTAATCCAAAAACTCTCAATGAGGCTTTTGGTTTGGCTAAGATTCAAGAGGAATATGTGATGAGTAGCAAGAAATTTCTAAAATCATCTTCACAAGAAGTGACTAAGCCTTCAATTCTTGGACTAAGACTGGAGATTAGGCTGGATTCCAAGTTCAAGTTGCCTCTACAGAAGTTATCACTAGCACAGATggaagagagaaggaagaaaagacTCTGCTTTAATTGTGATGAGAAATTTCAACCTGGATACCATTGTAAGTCTGCTAAACTCTTTCTGTTGGAAGGTCTTTGTCCCTTTCAAGGGCCTAGCTCTAGTGTACAATTGGTAGAGCTTAATGAGGGTGATAGTGCATTGGCTTATAATTTTGATGTGCCTCATCTTGCATCTGTGGAGTCTGAACATAATGTGCTTGAACCAAAGATTACACTATATGCCCTTCTAGGTAGTCCTTCACTTGTTACCATGAGAATTAGGGGCACAATTAATGGTCATTGGGTTGTCATTTTGATTGACACTGGCAGCACTCATGATTTTTTTGATGCTGCCATTCTTTCCAAATTACAACTACAATTAGACCCTACTGTTTCATTTGAGGTTAAGGTGGCTAATGGGGAAACAATCAAGACTAAGGGTGTTTGTGTAGATGTTAAGGTGGTTATGCAAGGTCATGTCTTCTTTTTGGATTTGAATGTTTTACCCTTAGGAGACTGTGAGTTGGTCTTAGGGACTCAATGGCTAAGATCTTTAGGTATGATAGAGTGGGATTTTTTGGCATTGTCAATGCAATTCATGCATCTTGGCAGACCTGTTACATTGTTTGGGTTGCATCCTACTAATTCCACTCTCCAAGAAGGTGATCACTTCTTTAGGAAGCCTGTCAGTAAGGGAATTCTTTTGCAGATAGTTTCTTTGGGTTCTGGTACACCTACTGGATTGCCTCCTTCTAGAGG GTACCCACACtttcaaaaaactgaaattgaGAAGATCATTGCTGACTTGTTGGAAGCTGGTTTTATTAGGCCTAGCCACAGTCCATTCTCTTCTCCAGTTTTGTTGGTAAAGAAG TGCTACCATTTTTTCCAAGTTGGATCTGAGATCAGGGTACCATCAAATTCGTATGAGGGAGGAGGATATTTCGAAGACTGCCTTAGGACCCGTGATAGGCATTATGAGTTCTTGGTTATGTCATTTGGTTTAACTAATGCCCCATCTACCTTTCAGTCCCttatgaatgatgtttttaggCCTTATTTGAGAAGGTTTGTGCTAGTATTCTTTGATGATATTCTTGTTTTCAGTCCTATCTTGGAGCTTCACCTTCAGCATCTTAGATCAGTTTTGGAGTTGTTGCCGCAATATCAGTTGTATGCTAAGAAGAGTAGATATGCATTTGGGTGCTCAGAAGTGGAATATCTTAGGCATATCATATTTGGCCAGGGCGTGAGCACAGATCCAAGGAAGATTGCAGCAATGGAGGCTTGGCCAATTCCTACTTCTGTCAAGGCTTTGAAGGGGTTTTTGGGCTTGACTGGATATTATAGGAAATTTATCAAGAACTATAGACAGATTGCAGCTCCCTTGACTGCTTTGCTTAGAAAGAATGCCTTTAATTGGTCTGTTGAAGCTGAAACAACTTTTAACCAATTCAAAGCAACTGTAAGTAAACCTCTTGTCCTAGCTCTACCTGATTTTAATCAAACTTTCATTATTGAGTGTGATGCATCAGGTAGTGATTTAGGGGCTATTTTGATGCGAAATCATAGGTCAATTGCTTTTCATAGTCAAGTTCTTAAGGGCAAAGCACTACAATTGTCTACCtatgaaaaagaatttttgGCACTAGTCACAGCAGTACATAAATGGAGACGTTATCTCTTAAGCAGGCCCTTCATTATAAAAACTGACCAACAAAGTTTGAAATACATCCTAGAGCAGAGAATTGCTACTCCTACCCAACAAAAATGGATAACTAAATTGCTAGGGTATTTGGTTGTGGTGGAGTATAAGCAAGGGTGTGAGAACAAGGTAGTTGATGCCTTGTCTAGGAGGTGTGAGGATTcagctgtttctaactctacTATG AGGTTGGATACAATAATGGTGATTGTGGATAGGCTTACTAAATATGTCCATTTCATTGGATTGTCTCATCCTTTTTCTGCTGCTAAGGTGGCTGGCTTGTTTGCTCAAAATTTCCTTAAATTGCATG ATAGGCTTACTGAGTGGTCGGAGTGGCTTTACTTAGCTAAGTATTGGTTTAACACCAATTATCATTCAACTACAAAAATAACTCCATATGAGGCTGTGTATGGATTTCCCCCTCCTCGTTTGATGGATTACATTCCTGGAACAACTCAAGTGGCACCTGTGGATTCTCTCCTTCAATCCAGGCAGCAGATCTTAACCCTACTCAGACAAAACTTGGTAGATGCCCAAGCTCGTATGAAGCAACAAAGTGACCTTTACAGATCTGAGAGAGCTTTCAATGTTGGTGACTGG GTGTTGGAGAAAATTGGAGAGGTTGCTTATAGGCTGGACTTACCATCTAATGTTGCCATACATCCAGTATTCCATGTCTCTTGCTTGAAGGCTAAGCTTGGACACAATCATGTGGCTGTTGCCTTGCTTCCATTAGTGAACTCTAATGGCATTCTTGCACCTGAACCAGTTGTTGTTCTATAA